The genomic DNA ATTTGGTGCCAATGCCcctttcttttaaattattatatcgATTGGGTTAGgtaatatgcatatattctAATGAGTATTCGGTAGTTTTTTTGCATGACATGACTCTCATTGCATCATCACAAGATGATGAGTGGGAGTTTCGAATTATTATCCTCAAAATTGTCACTAATATGACTGGTGACGTTGGATAATAGAGTAGAAtacaattatatttaatttcacGAGATGAAGATAAAATTAGTGGGAGGAAtttgttattaaaaaatagttatgataataattaagaaaaaatatatgagagaatttattatttaattaaaaagaagataaaaaaaataatgaatgtgttgttgaattggaaaaaaataatgaataattgaaataatttaatattaaaaaattaattataataatgattaaaaaataaaatacgatataatttattattaaattgaaaaaataaaatataatggttatattattaaattgaaagtaaaataaaatgaattaaaatgGAATAGAGTATGATACCATAATCCAATAAAGCGTTACATCAACATGTAGCTGTAGTAGTAGTTTTTGACTCTTTGACGCTATGCaatttcttcttattttttttaatgcataatttttccttttatttataataatagtaataaatgtgataaataaaaatatgaacatTGTGTCGTGGCGCGAGGAGGGACATCGGATTCGCACAAAGCGAAACACTGACACCACAGCTCTGATCTGTCTGCGCTCCACATTTTccgaaaaaattattttacaaaaataaaacatttaaaattaagaaaaaaggaaaagaaaaataaaaagggagaggaaaggaaaattcacctaaacaaaacaaaacaaaacaaaacccCTTTGTCCTTGAACGGTCCTATATCCTTTTTCATACACATCCTACTCTtcttccctctccctctctgctctctgctctctctctctctctctctcgcagAATCTCTGCATCTCCCGGCCGCCTTACTCCGGCCGCTCTCCGGCGGGCCTCTCTCCCCGTCCACATTGCCATGCAAAGGTACTTCCTTTAAGCATTTGAGCCCGGCAGCTGTCTCTGCCTGCTCTGCTCTAACTGAGCTCGGCTTAAAGATGAGTTTAGTCCTTCTCCTTTAACCAGCCAAGCGTCTTATCTCTCTcacttcctctttctctctccaaGACAACGTGTTCCTCTTGCTCCCTTCTCCTCCCAGGTTAGCTCGCTCTGCTCtgctttttctcttttaagcCCCACTGCTGCCTGCTTCTTGAAGAAAGAGGTTTAATCTCTTCGTTCCCAGATCTAAGCTCTGCTCTGATTCCAAGTCATTAGCTGACCCATGTGGCGTTTTGTCGGTTTGGTCTGTTTCTCTGGTTTGTTCCTGTAGCAGTAAGCTCCGAGGTTCTTGGGTTGTTCATTTAGTTCCAAATTGTCATCTCTGTGCTTGGGAAATTCCACTTTCACCCCCTTTTCATCTTCAAAGGCAGTAGCTTTTCTGTTCCCATGATAGCGACTGTATTGAGCAAACAGCACCTCGAGGCGTAACTCGGGTTGAACCAGTACCTGATTTCTCCTCTCCGGTTCTCGGAGAGACTCCTTTCGTTTCATCCAGCTCCCAGTCAATCTTGTGAAGCTCAAATCTGCAAGTGTGGGTGATTATCGGTAACTATCTCGAATTGCCCAGCTGCAATTTTAGAATCTAATCTGGGTTTCTTGAATATCTGACTTTCTTGGCCTTCCCATTGAATTGTTCTTGCTCCATGTTGAATAATCGTCCCTTCAGAATTCTTGAGATTGGTCGATACCTAACAAAGGATTGAAAATGTGGCCCCTTGCTTGCTTCGTTTCGCATGCTAATTCGTTGTCCCCCATGATGGTTGATCTTGAAAGTTTATACTGATTACTGGAATTTTCAACCATTCGCCTAATAACTCCGCTATTGTCTGTAGTACCTTTTGATATGTCACCCTTGGATCTGTAGTTAGTCTGGGAACATCGTCTACATGTCCTTTCCTTTCCACCTATAGTCTATTCCTGGGAAGCATGGCCTCGCAGGCCAACATCCTTCTCAAATTCCATTTCTGGCTCCACATCTCCATTGGGTTCTCCCTGTTTTGCTTGGCTGTTTCTCAAATCCCCTTGGGCTCAAAAATCTCCGTTGTTGATCGCAACCTGTGGGTCTCCTCCAACGGCAATTTCGCGCTTGGTTTCTTCAACAGTTCCAGTCAGCCCTGCCAGTACAGTTTTGGGATACGCTTCAACTCGGATTCGATCCCTGTTGCTGAGAGAACTGTGGTTTGGGTAGCCGGAGCCGATCTCGCTGTCAGTAACAAGTCATACTTTCAGATCACTGGAGATGGGGAACTCATTCTATTCGACTCCTCGATGGGAGTTGTTGCCTGGAGCAGTAGTACGAGCCAACTTTCGGTTTCTTCTGCTCTTCTTCACGATAATGGGAACTTTGTTCTTCTGAATCAAAAGAAGGAAATTGTGTGGCAGAGTTTTGATACTCCTTCCGATACGCTTCTTCCTGGGCAGAAATTACCTCTTTTTAGCTCTCTCCGAGCCGCAAAAGTGGACTCTGTGTCAAGCTACTACAGCCTGTACATGAATGCTTCGGGCGAATTGCAGCTCAGGTGGGAGAGTGATGTTATCTATTGGACCAGAGGAAGCCCAAGCTCAAATAATTCAAACATGAGTGCTGTGCTCACAGGTGATGGCTCCCTCCAACTCCTAGGCCAGGAATCTGATAAACCTGTCTGGGCCCTTTTGGGGGATGATCACAATGATCCAGTCAAGTTCCGGTTTCTCAGGCTTGACGTTGATGGGAATCTGAGAATGTACTCATGGGACCAGCTTACGTTGATGTGGCGATCCGTGTGGCAGGCAGTGGAGAATCAGTGTAATGTCTTTGCAACTTGTGGAGAGCGAGGAATCTGTTCCTTGAATGTCTCGGGCTCTGCTGAGTGTATGTGCCCCTATGGCTCTCAATCTTCCTCCAGGTCCCATTGTTTAGTTCCGTATCAGGAAGGATGCAAATGGGGTTCTATTATGCTCGAGTACGAGCACACTTTTCTTCATGGGATGTACCCTCCTAATGATTCGGCCATCACAACAAGCTTGCAGAACTGTAAAGATTCATGTGAGAAAGATCCTCTTTGCACAGCTGCGACCTTCACTAATGATGGCACTGCCAAGTGTTTCATAAAGACTACTCGGTATTTGACGGGCTATAGCTATAACTATATAACTGCTGTGTCTTTTGTCAAGAAGTGTTCGGACCCACTTGCCGTTGACCCAAATCTACCAAGATCTTCTCCTGCAAGTGAGCCAGCTTCTTCGATCGAGAAATCTTCTTATAAATTTTGCATTCCTTGCCTAGTGGGAGCTTCCTCGGGAACTTTCATTGCATTTGTTCTCATTCAATTAGGAATTGGGTTCTATATCTACAAAAGAAGGCACTCTCTTTGGATGAAGGCCATATCAGCTCGCAAGAATGCTAACTCGAAGGGTTTGGTTATGTTTACTCTTGTTGAGATAAATGAAATTACTGGAGATTTCAAGCATCGAATCGGGCCGAATATGTACAAAGGAATGCTCCTGAATAGACAAGCAGTAGCTGTCAAAGACCTTGTTACGACTGTGGTAGACAGGAAATTTCGCGTTGCAGTCTTGAAGATAGGAAGCATTCATCACAGGAACCTTGTAAAATTGGAAGGCCACTGCTGCGAGTCTTCTCAAAGGTACTTAGTCTACGAGTATGCGAAGAATGGTTCTCTGGAGAAGTATATAGAAGATCCCGAGATGAGTAAGAGgctgacttggaggaagagaATGGATATATGTGTCAGTGTGGCAAGGGCGGTATGTTACTTGCACAGTGAGTGTAGAGAGTTTGTGGGACACGGGAACTTGAAGTCCACAAATGTTGTCCTTGACGAGTATTTCGAGGCCAAGGTGAGCGAGTTTGGACTGATGAGTATTGTTGCTGAGTCTGCAAGCCGTGCCACTTCTGCAGCAGAGAATGACGTGGAGGATTTCGGGAAGCTAGTCCTAGAGTTGGTGAGTGGATGCAGAGAAGTCAGGAATTTTCTGATGGGGGCTTACGAGCAGTGGAGAGACGGAAAGGCCGAAGATCTGGTCTGCAAGGAGATCCAGGAAGTTGATTCGGGAGAGCTGGAGAGAGTCCTAAGAATCGCATTTTGGTGCCTTCAAGTTGACGAGAGGCTGAGGCCTTCAATGGGGGAGGTGGTTAAGGTGCTGGAGGGGACTCTGAGTGTcgatcctcctcctccgccatTTTCAGACAAGAGGCCAGCCGTAGAAGAAGACGAACGCGAGGGTCGCTTTAGCTCAGGCTCCGAGTCAGTCTGAAGATGTGACAGGCTCGGGTTTTTGTTCGGTCGACAAGTTTTTGTACAGTAGAGACTAACAATGCAAGTGTATGCAAATGGCCTCTTAGGCAGAGTCAAGAACTCAGATGCTAACTGTTTATTTCCTTCTGCTGCTAATGTTAGATCTCTGTAAATTGTTGTTATTGAGCTAATGAGATCTTCAATGAGCCGCTTCTTTATCTCAGTACGACACATGTTTAAACCTCGATGCCGGAACTTCTCATTAATAAATCGGGGAGGTTCAAGTCTAATTGGTTATATATGAGCTGCAATGCCACGCGCATGTCGATGATGCGTATGACGGTATCGCTAGAACATACTATGACCCTGACCCCGATAATTCCTGTGCTTTCTTGGCATTTTTCGGAACATACATGCCCCCTAGAGGCCTTCACTTCATTTTATCGAGAAGCATTGAAGCAATCGATGCATTGACCGTGCCAACTTAGACCTATTTTATTACAATGCGTATGATTATGGGCCAAAAAATGGATATCTCTGGTCCAGTTTCGAGCCCAAGAGAATCAACTCAAACCCGGCCCAGCCCATTACTATCATCGTCAAGGCGAGAAAACCCTAGCGCCACTCCTCCATATAAAAACCTCAGTCAGCGCCGCTTCGTCTTTCACGCACTCTCTCCGCAGTCTCTTCTCGCTAGGGTTTTACCCCCACACAAACAGCAAAAAAATGGCCGAGCGTGGTGGATTTGGCCGTGGGTTCGGCGGGCGTGGCAGGGGTGACCGCGGGGGCCGAGGCGGCCGCCGCCGTGCACCACGCCAGGAGGAGGAGAAATGGGTGCCGGTCACGAAGCTCGGCCGCCTCGTGAGGGAGGGGAAGGTGCTTTCCCTCGAGCAGATCTACCTGCATTCCCTTCCCATCAAGGAGCACCAGATCATCGATCAACTCGTCGGCCCCTCCCTGAAGGACGAGGTCATGAAGATCATGCCGGTCCAGAAGCAGACCCGGGCCGGGCAGCGCACACGGTTCAAGGCCTTTGTCGTCGTCGGAGACGGGAACGGCCACGTCGGGCTGGGCGTCAAGTGCAGCAAGGAGGTCGCCACGGCCATCCGCGGTTCCATCATACTCGCCAAGCTCTCGGTGATCCCCGTCAGGAGGGGTTACTGGGGTAACAAGATCGGGAAGCCCCACACCGTCCCCTGCAAGGTCACCGGAAAGTGTGGGTCTGTCACCGTGAGGATGGTGCCGGCGCCCCGTGGTGCTGGGATTGTGGCGGCTCGTGTCCCGAAGAAGGTGCTGCAGTTTGCTGGTATCGAGGACGTGTTCACTTCCTCGAGGGGTTCCACCAAGACCCTTGGGAACTTTGTGAAGGTGCGTTCTTTTTACTGCCAAACCCGAAATGCTTTATCACATTCGATCCAATGCCGCACGAATTAACCCGTTGATCAAGAGCCACGGGATATTTATTTTACGAATGAAGCTTGTCGTAGTTCGTAAATTCGTATGAAATGGAGTTCCATTGCCATTTTAGTCAGGCGCATCGAAGGTATCATGATCGATCAGCATGAATTAAGGTTGTCGTGGATTTGTTTTTGGGACTTTTACCGTCAGTTTGTCTAGTGATTTTGTTCAGTGAACGTTTTTGAAACTGATCAGAGTATTGATTCTCGGCTTTGATTCAGAATTTTTGGGGAACATAGTCATTACATTGATGTCGGACATTCCGTATCGCAATTCATCTATTGTGCTTCAATTGCGTATTGGTTGGGAACGATTTCTTCATCGGATAGATGTCTTAGCTGTCCGATCTGATATGGGTTCATTAAAAGCTATTGTAATATCATTATCATGGTCTTGAACAATGTCTAGATCTCTGATGAagctacatttctgcacaggctaCTTTCGATTGTCTGCTGAAAACTTATGGCTTCCTCACCCCCGACTTCTGGAGGGAAACCCGCTTCACGAAGTCCCCATTCCAAGAGTACACCGATATTCTGGCCAAGCCAACCGGGAAGCCTGTCATCTTGGAGGAGATTGAGAACGCTTGATCCTTGCTGGAAATGATGTTGAGATTTTGATAAGGCCTCTAGTATAGAGTTGCTCTTTATGTTTACTTTCGTTTCTAATCACTGTGGTGCAATTTTCCAGGTTAATCGACATTTTTCTCAGTATTTTGATATTacatgtttttttctttttaagatgAATGCTACTACAAATTTGTGCTAAATTAATCAGAGGACCAGTTTTCAGTCATTAGGCCTTGTCtggattcaaaaaaaaaatttaactcaaTTCCATTCGATTTTActtatattcaattcaacataattaatatttttctctttttctttaatttttttaactattcaatttaatttttaatattaaattcttttaactatttattattatttttaacaattcaacaacacaatcattactttcttacaattattttttattttttttcataattggacaacacaatcattacaaatcaattaaaattaaaattcaattctaCTTTAAAACTAAATACATTCTGAATCTCTATGGAAACGTTGTTCAACTAGGGCAATATCTATTTGTTGGGATCTGAAGTCTTTGCAACGCTGTCATCTCGGTTTTTCGTGGACGCATTCTCTTCCCTCTGAGGGCCAGAAAACTTAGGGGTGTGATGAAAGGGTGTCTCGATGATGTCTTGAACCTGACTATGTATATCCCTATCAGCACGAACGATCCGTAAAGCTTGATCGAGCGGTGCATACTGTGACCTCACCTCATTACCAACTTTAGGTACTACCAACTCTATAAAAAGCATGTTACGTTTGCATAATCGGATCCGGGATAGCCGAGAAATTGCTATTGCAGCTTCAGCATTAGACATAACAGAAGCTTGAAGTACAGATCATTCTCCCAAAATTAAGGAATCATTTCATTCTGCCATGGACCCAACAAGATATTTTTCCGTCAGTCCTATAGAGATGTTGAAAGCGTTTTGCTCATAAACATTTCCATAAAACACAGGTTGATCAATGATGAGGTCAAATTCCCGGCGGCCTTCGGTGTGTCGAACTTTCCGTGTATTCAGATCACCAAGGCTAAGAAGATTGAGACAGCCGGATTCTGATCCCTGAGTCGACTGCTCAGGTCTGGCTGATTTCTTGAAGCATCTCCACCACTTTCTTCATCTTCGGCCGCTTAGCCGGGACACTGTCCGTGCAAAGCAGCGCGACTTTGAGAGCAGCAAGCATCTCTCTCCTCCAAGTGAAGCTCACTGTGCTGAGCTTGGCATCGAGGATCTGTTCTGGCGTCTCCCCTCTCGTGGGAGCAGCATGGACCCACTTCACCAAGTCCACGCCTTCCCCAAACCCTTCGTCGACCGGGAGTCTTGTCGTGAGGATCTCAAGCAGGATGACTCCGTAGCTGTACACATTCCCGGGTGCCGTGACTAGCATTGTGTAGGCGTACTCTGCAAATATTAGAGCAGAGAGTTAATGAGCGAATGACAGAAAGCGAACAACTTGAGAAACCGGAAACAGTACTGGACAACAAGTCGTTTTTCCTTGTCTAGAAAAAAGGAAGGTGAAGACAGTTTTCCCCAAACAAAAATAGCGGATAACTTTGCATAATTTGCTGCTCCAAGATCAGGATTTGGCCTCTGTATCCAGACAACTAAAGCAAACATGTTACCTGGGGGTATATAGCCAAAAGAGCCAGCAACTGCACTGATGCTCGCGGTTCCCCGAGAAGGGTCAAGAAGCTTTGAGATCTCAATCTCCCCGAGCAGAGGCTTAAAATTCGAATCTAAAAAAACATTTGCTGAAGAAATGTCCAAATGGATGACTGCAACGTGGTGGAGAAAAGCCAGACCCTCAGCCACTCCGATGGCAATGGACAGTCTCCTAGGCCAGTCGGGTTCATACTCGGCTTCCTTGCTGGACTCATGCAGGAGCTGAGCTAATGTCCCATTGGGCAAATAGTGGTGAAGCAGAAGAGCAACATCCTCGTAGATTACAAAGCCGATGGGCTGCATAAGGTTCTCATGTGAGAGTCTACTGAGCCTCTCAAGCTCCCGAATCATCTTGCTCTGGTGGTGGACTATAGTTCGGTCCATGGACTTCAGTTTCTTCACCAAGAGAATCAATCCTGACGGCATCATAGCCTTGTAAACTGAGCTGAAGGTTCCAGTCATGAGCTTATTTGAATCCTTCAGAGTGGCCTTAACTACCGCATCGAGTTCTATGGCTTGCTTGAGATTATCGATGAAGACATTTCCTGCCTCGATTGCGGGTCGGGTATTGGTCTCTTCCTCCTCAGTGGGCTCTGCAGATTTAGACTTTGCCACCTTTTCTTGCCTCTCCCTCATCATGAACAGAAGGACGACTATAGTTACTGAAGCAAAAACTGCCAAGCCCGATCCAATAACTGCTAGTATGATTCTGTATGAGACCCTGTGATGGTAATCCTCGCGATCATTTCCTAAGGAGCGTCCGCAGGAAGCGAGGAGTGGTTCTCCACAAAGACCTTTGTTGCCTGAAAAGCTTGAGTTAGGACTCTTCTGGAAAGGTCCGAAACTTGGGACTGGACCCATGAGGAGGTTGTTCGAGAAGTTAACCTCGATCAAGCTTAACATTCCCTTGAACTCAGCAGGGATATTGCCAGAGAGCTGATTATTGGAGACGTCTAGGGAGACGAGCTTGTCAAGTCTTCCGAGATCAGGAGGAAGGGGCCCGTGAAGATGATTGAAGCTCAAATTTAAAGATATCTGTAAGTTCTTGAGGTGACTGATCTCGGAGGGAATATTTCCGGTCAGATAATTGCTGCCCATCTGCAGTTCAAGTAGCTTCACACAGTTTCCAATCTCATGAGGGATCTCTCCTTTTATGGAATTCTGACCCACGAGTAGGAACTGGAGCCTCGACATGTTGCAAATTTCTTTAGGCATGGTACCGTTAAAGCGGTTATTGCTCAAATCCAGCTTGTTGAGATTCTTGCACCTTATAATCGACAGGGGAATGTCTCCGAATAGATTGTTACTGGAAAGAATCAGCTCCTGCAAGTTCATGAGACTCCCGAACTCCGGAGGAATGGTCCCAGTAAACCCATTCGAGGCCAAGTTTAGCAGGGTCAGATTGGGGCACCGAGCAAAATCGGAAACAAGCTCGCCGGAGAGGTTGTTATTGTCTGCCTCAAAATATGTGAGGCTGCTGGCATTCCCAATTGTCATCGGAACAGTCCCAATGAGCCCATTGTTCCCGATACGGATGCTCGACAGACTCGTGCAGTTCCCAATCTCTACAGGAATCTCCCCCGTTAGCTTATTTTGGGTCAGGATGAGAACTACTAACTTCCCCGAAGCAAATATGCTCGCAGGAATCGGCCCTTCGAGCTGGTTCGAGTGAAGGTTGAGCATCTCAAGCTCAGAAACGGAGCCTAAATTATCCGGAATTCTACCATCCAACACATTCTCATAAGCCGTGAAAACCCGCAAACTACTCAAATTCCCAACCCATGATGGGACTGAACCGCTCAAAATATTGGTAGAAACTTGGAACTCTTCCAGCTTCTTAAGGCTCCGGAGCTCATCCGGAATTTCTCCTATGAGCTGGTTGCTCGAGAGGTTCAGCGACCTGAGGTTCCGGAGGCCACCGAGCTCCCTAGGAATGAACCCGCCAAACTTATTGAACGAGAGATCGAGGAACTCGATCCTGGACAAGTTCCCGAGCTCCGGAGGGATTGGGCCGTGGAAACTGTTGCTCGAGAGGTCGAGGCTCTTAAGGGACTCGAGTTGTGCTACGAAAGTGAGGTTACCTCGGAGGGAGCGGTGGGAGAGGTTGAGCTTTTCGACGGTCGAGTTACCGGTCTCCCCGTCGCAGGTGATCCCAGGCCAGGAGCAGAAGTCGGAGTTGTTGGCTCCCCAACCTGAAACCCCCAGCTCCTCGCTGATGGCCATCAATGTGGCCCTCGTCCGGTTGTTCAGCTGAGGTTGAACGCCATTAACGAGCTCGAACTCCAACAGAATCATAACCCCTGCTACTGCTGCTATAAATAGATGAAGGAacatggaggaaaccattatTGAAGCAGCAAGAATGGATTTTTCTCGCCCCAGATCGCTCAGAAGCCCATGGAAGAAAAAACCCTCCCGCAAATCCTTCTAATCTTGCTGCTGCCCAGCTCCCATCGACCCTTCAAATAATATGAGCCGGGAAGCTTCACGGAAATGGCACTTCACTGTCTCTCCCTGAGACAGAGGAAAAGCGCCGAGGAAGAAAGCTAACTTGGAAGCTTCTGTGGAATGCGGGCATTTGCGGAAGACAGGACAGGTCCCTTCAGAGGGAAAACCAACCAGGAAAGATTTCTTCCGTCCTATCAAATCATATCAAATCACATCAAATCGGTGATGGCAGGCGGCAGGCAGTGAATGACAGCGCCAAATACAAGAGGAAGCGAACGAAACGGCTGAGTCAGGGGAGCATGGGACGTGTGAATGAACGTGAAAAGAGCTACGCTTCcatgaaagaaaggaaatggaGTTGCAAAGATGCGGGACAGGAAATGGGAGAGACCAAGTCGGGCAAGTGAAAGCGACGGTAGAAGGGGGTGGATAGAGAAGGGAGAGAGGAAGTGTACTAAACACACTCCGGAGAGGAGAGGAACAGAGCAGTGCCAACAACGTAAAATCCTCTCTGGGGTTTCTCTCTTTGGTCAGGTTTTCACGGACCAGGTGGTCTTGCTCTGCTCTCACCCCCCAACACACTCAAACAGAGCAAGGCAGGcccagaaagagagagaaagaagaagaagaagaaaatatttttctttttttcttttttctaatatataaatagtttTTGCATTATATGTCGTTTCACGAGAAATGCGCGGTGGTGAGAAGTGACATGAGCAGAGGGGACTGCTGCATCAATTCctgcaatttctttttcattgtaTTTATTAATCCCATTTAATATCCCATAATATCCTTCatcttttagatttttttttgccccttttgtttttttgtttttctaaaatttgttaagtagtttttttttttccaagaaGGTTGGTCGGAGATTTCTAATTAAAACACTAGTTGGACGATTTGAGTCGCTTCTATTAGTGACTGCAGCACGACTTCTAGTTGGAAAGTTAAGTCgcatttgataaattaattatttaaaaattaaatatttaattagttaGGAAAATAAGCGTACCGAAAGATGAGGGGATTGATAAGTATGGGAATATATGTTTTGAGGAGTTAAAGACaccaaaaattgaaaaataaattatctctTCAAGtcaatattttttacttaacTCATTAAGTAGTTTAGACACTCATTGCtcatctttcctttctttccctATTTATTTTCCCTTATAAATAACttgtaattaacttttaagtacttatttaattaagttgaaacaaacacacccttgATGTTGTAATCTAGGCAAGAACGATTCTATGCATGAAACATTAAAACGGTTCTATTATCGTGAGAGCAAATACAATCGtagtattttcattttttctcgGTTGATGCTGAATGATTcacatttaaaatttaaaccCTCCTGATCAGTTAACAACTTGATCTAAGAAGCTTTACAGTAAGTTGTTATTGTTGTAAATGTAATCTAGGTAAGAATGATTTCACGCATGAAACCATTCCGTCATCGTGTGGGTAAAGAGAACCATTAGTGGTTCTTTCTCTCAATTGGCGTCAAATGGTTCATATTGAAATCCTAAAGGTTCGTTAAAAACTTGCTTTGAGAAGCATTACGGTAAGTTGTTACATATGAAATacaatttgagaaaataaaaatgttttaAGAACGTGCAGAATTTCTCATCGGTTGTGAATTCACCGAAAGTTAACCAATGCCTTTTCAGTTTCTCTTCCTAAGTGTTCACATAATTAATTTGGTACATACATGAGGTACATTATCAATACGTCTCAATCAACTTTTTGGGCCATTCGATCAACTAACGAGACATTAAGGACAATTTGGTGTCAAAGGTCAAATCCTTATACAAATGAAACCCGCAACTCGACTTGTGAAGGCAATTGAGGACAGTAATAATAATggttaaaaaagtaaaagaagtTCACATACCAAACATCAACGTGGTTACTGCTATATGTTGTGACAACGTTCCATGTTTAAATTTTGTATCTAGCTGATTAGGAGTTTGCGCTTTATTCGGTTTGATTTCGAGAGAAAATTTTGTGTTTATGTCGTCGAAGATATAGTATTATTAATTAGAGAGATACATGAATCAATGACGGatccaaaattttaattgaaaggGACAAATTCTTTGAGGGGAATATAGAATGATAATGCTTTCGATTTATGAGGCGAACATAAGaattttcatcaaaattagatcataatatataattttttataacatCAAAATTTACGACGACTATCCCTTATCTCCTGGCTTCATCCCTGTACATGATGATTAATATTTGAGAGACAATAGCATTAGAGAATAGGGAGAATGGGCGGCCCGAGAAGACACAACATGTCGACGCAGATATAATATTACACAAAACCTAGGATTCCCCATGTGGGTCACTTATGTACGAATCATTATTCTTCCTCATCCCCACCTTTTATTCTTTTACCATTTCGCTTCGACTTTCCCCTTCTTACTCGGAGTAAATCACTGGAATTTACCCATCAAGATCGAGGATTTCTCG from Punica granatum isolate Tunisia-2019 chromosome 2, ASM765513v2, whole genome shotgun sequence includes the following:
- the LOC116196760 gene encoding G-type lectin S-receptor-like serine/threonine-protein kinase SD3-1, encoding MASQANILLKFHFWLHISIGFSLFCLAVSQIPLGSKISVVDRNLWVSSNGNFALGFFNSSSQPCQYSFGIRFNSDSIPVAERTVVWVAGADLAVSNKSYFQITGDGELILFDSSMGVVAWSSSTSQLSVSSALLHDNGNFVLLNQKKEIVWQSFDTPSDTLLPGQKLPLFSSLRAAKVDSVSSYYSLYMNASGELQLRWESDVIYWTRGSPSSNNSNMSAVLTGDGSLQLLGQESDKPVWALLGDDHNDPVKFRFLRLDVDGNLRMYSWDQLTLMWRSVWQAVENQCNVFATCGERGICSLNVSGSAECMCPYGSQSSSRSHCLVPYQEGCKWGSIMLEYEHTFLHGMYPPNDSAITTSLQNCKDSCEKDPLCTAATFTNDGTAKCFIKTTRYLTGYSYNYITAVSFVKKCSDPLAVDPNLPRSSPASEPASSIEKSSYKFCIPCLVGASSGTFIAFVLIQLGIGFYIYKRRHSLWMKAISARKNANSKGLVMFTLVEINEITGDFKHRIGPNMYKGMLLNRQAVAVKDLVTTVVDRKFRVAVLKIGSIHHRNLVKLEGHCCESSQRYLVYEYAKNGSLEKYIEDPEMSKRLTWRKRMDICVSVARAVCYLHSECREFVGHGNLKSTNVVLDEYFEAKVSEFGLMSIVAESASRATSAAENDVEDFGKLVLELVSGCREVRNFLMGAYEQWRDGKAEDLVCKEIQEVDSGELERVLRIAFWCLQVDERLRPSMGEVVKVLEGTLSVDPPPPPFSDKRPAVEEDEREGRFSSGSESV
- the LOC116196761 gene encoding 40S ribosomal protein S2-4-like; this translates as MAERGGFGRGFGGRGRGDRGGRGGRRRAPRQEEEKWVPVTKLGRLVREGKVLSLEQIYLHSLPIKEHQIIDQLVGPSLKDEVMKIMPVQKQTRAGQRTRFKAFVVVGDGNGHVGLGVKCSKEVATAIRGSIILAKLSVIPVRRGYWGNKIGKPHTVPCKVTGKCGSVTVRMVPAPRGAGIVAARVPKKVLQFAGIEDVFTSSRGSTKTLGNFVKATFDCLLKTYGFLTPDFWRETRFTKSPFQEYTDILAKPTGKPVILEEIENA
- the LOC116196759 gene encoding leucine-rich repeat receptor-like tyrosine-protein kinase PXC3, with the translated sequence MVSSMFLHLFIAAVAGVMILLEFELVNGVQPQLNNRTRATLMAISEELGVSGWGANNSDFCSWPGITCDGETGNSTVEKLNLSHRSLRGNLTFVAQLESLKSLDLSSNSFHGPIPPELGNLSRIEFLDLSFNKFGGFIPRELGGLRNLRSLNLSSNQLIGEIPDELRSLKKLEEFQVSTNILSGSVPSWVGNLSSLRVFTAYENVLDGRIPDNLGSVSELEMLNLHSNQLEGPIPASIFASGKLVVLILTQNKLTGEIPVEIGNCTSLSSIRIGNNGLIGTVPMTIGNASSLTYFEADNNNLSGELVSDFARCPNLTLLNLASNGFTGTIPPEFGSLMNLQELILSSNNLFGDIPLSIIRCKNLNKLDLSNNRFNGTMPKEICNMSRLQFLLVGQNSIKGEIPHEIGNCVKLLELQMGSNYLTGNIPSEISHLKNLQISLNLSFNHLHGPLPPDLGRLDKLVSLDVSNNQLSGNIPAEFKGMLSLIEVNFSNNLLMGPVPSFGPFQKSPNSSFSGNKGLCGEPLLASCGRSLGNDREDYHHRVSYRIILAVIGSGLAVFASVTIVVLLFMMRERQEKVAKSKSAEPTEEEETNTRPAIEAGNVFIDNLKQAIELDAVVKATLKDSNKLMTGTFSSVYKAMMPSGLILLVKKLKSMDRTIVHHQSKMIRELERLSRLSHENLMQPIGFVIYEDVALLLHHYLPNGTLAQLLHESSKEAEYEPDWPRRLSIAIGVAEGLAFLHHVAVIHLDISSANVFLDSNFKPLLGEIEISKLLDPSRGTASISAVAGSFGYIPPEYAYTMLVTAPGNVYSYGVILLEILTTRLPVDEGFGEGVDLVKWVHAAPTRGETPEQILDAKLSTVSFTWRREMLAALKVALLCTDSVPAKRPKMKKVVEMLQEISQT